From Mya arenaria isolate MELC-2E11 chromosome 1, ASM2691426v1, a single genomic window includes:
- the LOC128236146 gene encoding tyrosine kinase receptor Cad96Ca-like: protein MFKSYNGYLKVTHGRLAACNIFLNQLNEVKIAGFGPISAGQEGEEDEGDADSENKVGETPYMGISRNLLQRLKSGERLEKPELCDETWYNVMQDCWEYDPKKRPCFAEIRDQLDKFFFNYPGGNFYFNKR, encoded by the exons ATGTTTAAAAGCTACAACGGGTATCTCAAGGTAACACACGGGCGTCTTGCTGCATGCAACATATTCCTGAACCAACTCAATGAGGTGAAAATTGCGGGGTTTGGACCCATATCTGCTGGCCAGGAAGGCGAGGAAGACGAAGGAGACGCGGACTCTGAAAACAAAGTAG GTGAAACCCCGTATATGGGTATAAGTCGCAACCTTCTCCAGCGCCTGAAGAGCGGTGAGCGTCTTGAAAAACCAGAGCTTTGCGATGAAAC ATGGTATAATGTGATGCAGGATTGTTGGGAGTACGACCCAAAGAAACGACCTTGCTTTGCGGAAATCCGCGACCAACTTGACAAATTCTTCTTTAATTATCCGGGAGGcaacttttatttcaacaaacGCTAG